Part of the Arachis hypogaea cultivar Tifrunner chromosome 6, arahy.Tifrunner.gnm2.J5K5, whole genome shotgun sequence genome, TCTATGGCATGACTCTGATGATGATGGTAATATGCTCCATTGGTTCTGGCCTTTCCTTTGGGCATAGTCCGAAATCCGTCATGGCAACTCTCTGCTTCTTCCGGTTTTGGCTTGGTTTTGGTATTGGTGGAGATTATCCGCTTTCTGCTACCATAATGTCCGAGTATTCTAACAAGAAGACTCGTGGTGCTTTCATTGCCGCGGTCTTTGCTATGCAAGGTTTTGGAATCTTGGCAGGTGGTATATTTGCGATCATAATTTCAGCTTCATTTAGAGACAGGTTTAATGCTGCACCCTATGAGGTTGATCCAGTTGGTTCAACTGTTCCACAAGCAGATTATGTTTGGAGAATAATTGTGATGGTTGGAGCACTCCCGGCTGCATTGACTTATTACTGGCGTATGAAGATGCCGGAAACTGCCCGTTATACTGCCTTAGTTGCAAAGAATCAAGAGCAAGCTGCAGCAGATATGTCTAAGGTTCTGCAGGTGGAGATTCAAGCTGAGCCAAGGAAGGAGGAGCAGGAAAAGGCTAAATATGCCTTGTTCTCAAAGGAGTTCCTTAGTCGCCATGGTCTACATCTGCTCGGCACAACAACCACATGGTTCTTGCTTGACATTGCATTTTACAGCCAGAATCTTTTCCAAAAAGATATCTTCAGCGCAGTTGGTTGGATCCCTCCTGCAAAAACCATGAATGCCCTTGAGGAGGTTTACAGAATTGCAAGGGCTCAAACACTTATTGCTCTTTGCAGTACAGTTCCTGGCTATTGGTTTACAGTGGCTTTCATTGACAAGATCGGAAGATTCGCCATCCAATTGATGGGGTTCTTCTTTATGACTGTCTTCATGTTTGCTCTCGCCATTCCTTACGACCACTGGACACACAAGGAGAATCGCATTGGATTTGTGGTGATGTATTCCTTAACTTTCTTCTTCGCAAATTTCGGGCCTAACGCCACCACGTTTGTGGTGCCGGCAGAGGTTTTCCCTGCTAGGTTCCGGTCTACATGCCATGGCATATCATCGGCATCCGGGAAGCTCGGAGCTATCGTAGGAGCATTTGGGTTCTTgtatttggcacaaaacaaggaCAAGAGCAAAGCAGATGCAGGGTACCCTGCAGGTATTGGTGTGAAGAATGCACTGATTGTGTTAGGTGTAGTTAACATTTTAGGATTCTTCTTTACATTCTTGGTGCCTGAGGCAAAGGGAAAATCTTTGGAGGAGATGTCAGgtgagaatgaagaggaagaagtaccTCCCGAACTGTCAGAACAGCAGAGTTCTTACAGCAACAGAACTGTTCCATATGTTTAGGTTTATGTTACCATTCAGTAGTACTATTAGAATAAAATTTTAGTGTTTTTAATTGGGATAGGGAAATCACAAAATGTTTGCCTTGTCTtctctacatttttttttctattaaattttgtttagTCAATATGTAACAGAAACCGAGTGTTTGTTATATGAATATTGGAAAATACTAAGACGTGTTCAATTGACGTGTGACTATCATCATTGGAGTGTATAACAGTACTTTGAATAACCAAGTATCTCTCTGAACAACCTGTGTTAgtgttttcttcatttcttttgccTTTCGACATTATTATTGCTTTTTCCTCTTAAGTCAAAGGAACACTATAATAGTTTATGAATGAAGTTGGActtttaatatttagtaatataaaTATGTTGAAAATCATACTAACTCATTTTTCTTCTTGGTTTGTGTGCTTCTTTTGAGTGTTTACCTGCACTATGTGCTAGTGTTAATATAGATTATTAAATTCGGAAGTTGAATAGACGCAAAATATGACCCGTGTGCTTACTAGTGGCAGTTCCAACTCTGTTTTCAGCATATAGCTTTTAACATCTTTGACTTGTGCCTTGAAAAATTTCTTTCCAATTGGAACttggaagaaataaaaaaatcaagttaGATTGATATTTCAATGTTGTTACTTGCACAACCTCCCACATAAGTTTGTACTCTATattatatcaatatatttttttatatttttttatacagccagtaatatataatgaaaattttttaagtatGCTAGTTTCAGTAAAATTTAATGctgattttaataaatatattatatatattatatataattttaagtatattttatatataacatatattatatattttttataattaaaattaacgattaaaaattactgaaacaCTAATATATTAGTATACTCGAAAGATTTTTTATATGATTAATGTATTATACAATGCACACAaacttttttattgttaaatttatTTGATTCTGATACACTACTGGttaaatttctatattttttaatgtatttgtattttttgtaaaaaatccTTTTGAGAACTTGAACTCGGTGTTCTTGACTGTGTGCTTACAAACGTCAGCATCAAATATTGActttccaaaaaaaatatattatggaGTTaggttatatttttagttttctctATTTAGGGTCATGGGTGATGATCGTTCAGTTAATGACTCAATGGACTCTCAAATTTGGATTCTGATATTCTTCCACATTGTTTACAGTGCCGTGTTCTCACTTCCTAGTTCCTACTGTTTCCACGTATATAAGCTAGATATAATCGAGTCAAACCTGATCAAACCAAACATTAATTAGTTCAAGTATTAGTTATGAAAGTGTAAAGTTCAAACCAActcaattaatttaatattaattataaaataaataaaatctaataatatatataaatttattttataattttaaaatcttttaaattataataattatttaagtttGAATTAAccatgttttattattattattattattatttagatgaatgttttttaatttttctttaatttttttgaattttattttcaatcGAATATCTAATTACTCGAAACTAATTCAATCCGGTAGTTCGAGTCAAtttactagaaaataaaaatcacaaatcGAAACTAATTTAAAACATATTAGAATATAATCAGTtcaatttttaatctttttttaaattcaaacgaACTCGAGTTGTAAATAccttaattgaaattaattattagCATAAAATAtgtattgaaatataaaattatatattaaaaataaattaaataacatatatttatacacaaatatataatgactaattttaattattaattttagtgtataaatatttttgaagTCCGTCGAAATGTTGTTGAGTCTCACAAATTTATGTAATTGTGGTGAAATATGCAATCCCTTATGTCTGTTGCTATGTGATTCTGAATTTCAACGAGAGCAAAGTAATTGCTATAAGAATAATGCTATTTAATTGAGTAACTACACTATTACACTAGCACCTACTCTTGTTAGAAAATGAACCACGAGGAGAAAAGCGTAAAATTTACACAATTGTTataaaaagaacataaaatatatTAGTAAAACAACATAGATCATTATTATGTTCTAATTAAATTTCTAACCAGAATAAAGTGATAATTGGTGATGTTATTCTATtttaaccaaaattttttaaagagaTTCTTAATGGATAACTATTTTATCCAAATTAAATTATTTCTGATACagagatataaattgataatttgTGATACTCCTTTTAAAATCAAGTCACCCAAAATACCGAATTAAATGTGAACGCtcaatttgtttaaaaaaaatttaattattctattagtttctataattttattaatttttaattaaatttttatacttcttttttttaattaggtccttacactgttttaattttgtaattaagtctttttttgtgtaaaaaatattagaattaactaaatattttttcgcaaattgaagttatttataattaaaaacttaattaaatttttgaccgcatgtattttggtaaaaatattatgttaattttaatatttttaacatgaaaataacgtaattacaaaattaaaagtagtaatcaaaattcaattaaaagaaaaaatataaaaatttaataaaattataagaactaacagaataattaaattaaaaaaatattaaaaatacaaaatgaattTTTCTAACTAAAAGAATGACTAATGACCCACAAAACAAATATAAAGATATAACACACCATTTTTTTTCTAACACTCATTGTTttttaatttctatcatatcaaACTAAGCTAATCAAAGCTATCTATTTATATAATTCATAGGTAAACTTACATAGCAAATATGACAACTTATAACAGTATTATCTTACATATTTGTGAGTTGTAAGTTGATAATTTTTGACCTTTAAATTAGTCAAACTTTGCAACTAATATACTTTCTAGTAATAGTTATGTTTATCAACTtgtattatcattttttatttatagacaaatcaatattgatttttaattcatgacaataaaaataattctttcttAAAGTTCCATGCTGCTTCTATTTTAAACCAAATTgcttaattatcaaaatatttacagtctctttttatttttttattttttcttttgagtCAATAAGATTAAACACTAGATTCTTTGGTTATTAGGTTTCCATATTATACTAtgaaatcactttttttttttaatttaaactgatGATAAAATGagacacataaataattatttctctaatactataaatataataattaaaaaaaattaataatatacatGAATTAACTCCATATATATAATTTACAATAGAACATAATAGTGCCATGAGATTATATAATTGACCCTATTTAGGTGTTATTAAgttgataaaataatatttttttaaataatttttttatttttagtgtgtttggtaaatttttagtagtaaaaataaaaacacaaaaaaatataaaaaaattattttttttaggtttaattactctgttgttCCTATAGTTtcgtataatttttaattaagtccttatatttttttctttttaattgagtccttgcactaattttttttcaattaagtctcttttagtagtaattagcttaattttatagggacccaactaaaaaaaaaaattggtatagggacctaaataaaaagaaaaaaaagtgtagagacccaattaaaaaaaattggtgcaaggactcaattaataaaaggaaaaaaagtatagggagctaattgaaaattttgcaaaactataggaccaatagagtaattaaacctttttttaaaaagctacaatttacatatttttttaaaagatttttttcttaaaaaaatattttttacataataaataaaataaataagtatttttatattgttatacccaaatataattgatagaaaaaaaatttgtataagaTATCTAACataaatttacttttatttttttataaaattttttaaaaaaataaataaataaattgattatGTATAAATTAGTCTTCCTAGCTAATTACAGTTCTTTCTGGTTGAATAATAAATAGGGTAAAATACGTAAAAAACTAAATGTTTGCCAAAATTTCGggaatttttcattttataaaaGGCTATGTTAAACTCCCAATTTGTATTTCtgtataaatcaaattgaataaaCTCGATTTAAGCAAACACGTACTACATGCAAATTCTGATTCACATGTAAATCAAAGCTAATAGCTTCGAATTTTACACCCACTAAATAAATCGAATTCATTAAAGCCGATTTACAATGATACGTAGGGTTTAGGATAAATTTGATACTATTAACTTTAATTTACTAGCATGGGTGGCCTTAACTAAATCGAATCAAAACTACTCATAAGGTGTATTTATCTAAATCTTTTACggtactcctaacatcttttaagtcgttttttttaattgttttgtataaaataaaatatttttttgtggtataatttaaataaatttattaaaaaaatatatttattcaaatttcaaatgtACCACCCTAATTTTTAGCACTTCATGATTGTACTAAAAGTTTAGCCGTTACTTACCTCTAACCCTTTTTgttttatactatctttatttaatattgagccttcgcgaataCGAATCAGAATTTCAATCAAGAAAACGAAAGGTCTTTACTTTAAAACTCTTAATCACAAAAATACATATATtcacatagcaatatatacatagacttatttcaaGATTCTCAAATACAAGTCATACTCCTCTAAAAATCAAAGACAATAAATGGCGAGAGGAAAGTCTAAGGCTAAACCAACTACAGAAAATACGGATACATATTTACATATAACTCCGATGTTTAGTCACGGTTCCGTGCCA contains:
- the LOC112696318 gene encoding inorganic phosphate transporter 1-4; protein product: MAKEQMQVLNALDVAKTQWYHFTAIIIAGMGFFTDAYDLFCISLVTKLLGRIYYHVDGAEKPGTLPPNVSAAVNGVAFCGTLSGQLFFGWLGDKLGRKKVYGMTLMMMVICSIGSGLSFGHSPKSVMATLCFFRFWLGFGIGGDYPLSATIMSEYSNKKTRGAFIAAVFAMQGFGILAGGIFAIIISASFRDRFNAAPYEVDPVGSTVPQADYVWRIIVMVGALPAALTYYWRMKMPETARYTALVAKNQEQAAADMSKVLQVEIQAEPRKEEQEKAKYALFSKEFLSRHGLHLLGTTTTWFLLDIAFYSQNLFQKDIFSAVGWIPPAKTMNALEEVYRIARAQTLIALCSTVPGYWFTVAFIDKIGRFAIQLMGFFFMTVFMFALAIPYDHWTHKENRIGFVVMYSLTFFFANFGPNATTFVVPAEVFPARFRSTCHGISSASGKLGAIVGAFGFLYLAQNKDKSKADAGYPAGIGVKNALIVLGVVNILGFFFTFLVPEAKGKSLEEMSGENEEEEVPPELSEQQSSYSNRTVPYV